The Marinilongibacter aquaticus genome has a window encoding:
- a CDS encoding FecR family protein, translating into MSNYRNFLPEDLAADDSFRRWVLSNTLEDKLFWEKWLMENPDKEQLIGKAKRYLEWTYEAFENISDEEIANEIDRLSQQINEQGTFEPKRKILPIWVKVAASIFLIMGIALWVNRQNPNADAHKELLSQIEEPLQEKINKTDEPEFIVLPDGSNVLLQPKSRITYPKSFKGNKREVFLSGEAFFEISKNAEKPFFVYANTLVTKVLGTSFKVSAFEDEQDVKVVVKTGRVSVFPLSKEALEEEAERAELTGLVLAPNEQIVFETKNQKLTRTPVEKTIDLNLNIQNQSFSFKASKISDVFAALEKAYGIEIEYNDELMKNCYLTADLSDEPLVEKINLICITIGAEFQKTENIISISSDGC; encoded by the coding sequence ATGTCAAATTATCGAAATTTTTTACCCGAAGACCTCGCTGCAGACGATTCTTTCAGAAGGTGGGTGCTGTCCAATACTTTAGAAGATAAGCTGTTTTGGGAAAAATGGTTGATGGAAAATCCTGACAAAGAACAACTTATAGGAAAAGCCAAAAGGTATTTGGAATGGACATACGAGGCTTTTGAAAACATTAGCGATGAAGAGATAGCCAATGAAATAGACCGCTTATCTCAACAAATAAACGAGCAAGGGACTTTTGAACCGAAAAGGAAAATATTGCCGATTTGGGTAAAAGTGGCCGCCTCCATTTTCTTGATTATGGGCATTGCCCTTTGGGTAAATCGCCAGAATCCGAATGCCGATGCCCACAAGGAATTGCTGAGCCAAATTGAAGAGCCTTTGCAAGAGAAAATCAACAAAACGGATGAACCTGAGTTTATCGTTTTGCCGGATGGAAGCAATGTGCTTTTGCAACCCAAAAGTAGAATTACTTATCCGAAAAGTTTCAAGGGCAACAAGCGTGAAGTCTTCTTGTCGGGAGAAGCATTTTTCGAGATCAGTAAAAATGCCGAGAAACCGTTCTTTGTTTATGCCAACACACTTGTAACCAAAGTGTTGGGTACGAGTTTCAAGGTCAGTGCTTTTGAAGATGAGCAAGATGTGAAAGTGGTGGTAAAAACAGGAAGAGTGTCTGTTTTCCCGCTTTCGAAAGAGGCATTGGAAGAAGAAGCCGAACGTGCAGAATTGACAGGTTTGGTGCTGGCCCCGAACGAACAAATTGTATTTGAGACCAAAAATCAAAAGTTAACACGGACCCCAGTAGAAAAGACCATTGATTTGAATTTAAATATTCAGAATCAGTCATTTAGCTTTAAAGCCTCAAAGATTTCCGACGTGTTTGCGGCTCTGGAAAAGGCCTATGGAATCGAAATTGAATACAATGACGAGCTTATGAAAAATTGCTATCTGACAGCGGATTTGTCGGATGAGCCACTCGTGGAAAAAATAAACCTCATCTGTATCACCATTGGGGCGGAATTTCAGAAAACGGAAAATATAATCAGTATATCAAGTGATGGTTGCTAA
- a CDS encoding RNA polymerase sigma factor has translation MNKKQRTVAENEVLLDFWHKSKSGDSGAFCLLADRLYRSLFNYAVNFTNDREVAKDAIQDLLLHIWERRQSIQIQYVTIYFLKALRNQLLQEFRKAGNADVFLDIEAVHFLTDHVNIETELEEREAFFDNKKRVQSALEVLPKRQKEAVFLKFYKGLENEQIAELMQVNRQSVANLLYKAINTLRSQVPAFQSLWLILIGLDCL, from the coding sequence TTGAACAAAAAACAACGTACAGTGGCGGAAAATGAAGTCCTTCTCGACTTTTGGCACAAGTCGAAATCGGGCGACAGTGGGGCTTTTTGTCTATTGGCCGACAGGCTGTATAGAAGTTTGTTCAATTATGCGGTAAACTTTACCAATGATAGGGAAGTGGCCAAAGACGCCATCCAAGATTTACTTCTGCACATTTGGGAAAGACGCCAGTCCATACAGATTCAATACGTGACGATTTATTTTCTGAAAGCCTTACGAAATCAGCTTTTACAAGAGTTTAGAAAGGCAGGAAATGCCGATGTTTTTTTAGATATCGAAGCCGTACATTTCTTGACCGATCATGTGAATATTGAAACTGAATTAGAAGAAAGGGAGGCTTTTTTCGACAACAAAAAAAGGGTGCAATCGGCTCTTGAGGTTTTGCCCAAAAGACAAAAGGAAGCTGTATTTCTCAAATTCTACAAAGGCCTTGAAAATGAGCAGATTGCCGAGCTCATGCAAGTCAATCGTCAATCTGTGGCCAACCTTCTATACAAAGCCATAAACACACTTCGCTCTCAGGTGCCCGCTTTCCAATCTTTGTGGTTGATATTGATCGGCCTGGATTGTCTCTAA
- a CDS encoding c-type cytochrome — protein MYSKKLNLALLAALILILGFVQESPEDLPVVNDKNGGLFLPEGFEAVVVVDSLPGKARHLTVNENGDIYVKARYAHAGESVIALRDTNQDGRADIIRQFGGNARERGYGTGIRIYKGYLYFSSEIIVYRYKLTPGKLVPEGEQEIVMTDDHTPLFHEHIAKPLTFDDAGNMYVAFGAPSNACQEMNRTPNSPGITPCPHLVDHGGIWRFKAETLGQTQKDGSRYATGLRSVVAMDWNFEDNNLFAVVHGRDDLLRLWSQEFNPWQSAVLPSEEFLRLKEGTHAGWPYCFYDQIKGEKVLSPEYGGDGNSIGDCDTYEKPLIGFPGHWAPNDLHFYTGDQFPKHYKNGAFIAFHGSTNRAPYPQSGYFIGFVPFKNNSPNGEYEVFADGFAQVDPIVNTNNATYRPMGIAMGPDGSLYLAETEKGKIWKVTYTGKGKKFSKKNLAKMEKRKGMTHIRTPDIIKDNLEKNSPVAGGKVYGTYCAGCHQGNGLGDSQRFPPLAASEWVIGEKEKLITVLLQGLDGPIEVKGQSYNNVMPQHSFLKDQEVAEVLTYIRQSFGNKASAITAEEVKAIREKTEN, from the coding sequence ATGTATTCGAAAAAACTAAACTTAGCCCTGCTCGCTGCTTTAATCCTTATACTCGGTTTTGTGCAGGAAAGTCCAGAAGACCTTCCTGTAGTGAACGATAAAAATGGAGGCCTTTTTCTGCCCGAAGGCTTTGAGGCCGTGGTTGTCGTCGACAGCTTGCCCGGAAAGGCCCGACATTTGACGGTCAATGAAAACGGCGATATTTATGTGAAAGCCCGTTATGCTCATGCAGGAGAATCGGTGATTGCCCTACGCGATACCAATCAAGATGGACGGGCGGATATCATTCGTCAGTTTGGTGGCAATGCCCGCGAGCGTGGTTACGGCACGGGCATCCGAATCTACAAAGGCTATTTGTATTTCAGTTCCGAAATCATTGTTTACCGCTACAAATTGACGCCCGGGAAATTGGTGCCCGAAGGTGAACAAGAAATTGTAATGACCGACGACCACACACCGCTGTTTCACGAACACATTGCCAAACCGCTTACTTTCGACGACGCGGGAAACATGTACGTGGCCTTTGGTGCTCCGTCCAATGCCTGTCAGGAAATGAACCGTACGCCCAATTCGCCTGGAATTACGCCCTGCCCGCATTTGGTAGATCATGGCGGAATATGGCGTTTCAAAGCCGAAACCTTGGGACAAACACAGAAAGATGGCTCTCGCTATGCTACGGGTCTTCGCAGCGTAGTGGCCATGGATTGGAATTTTGAAGACAACAACCTTTTTGCTGTGGTGCACGGTCGCGACGACCTGCTGCGTCTTTGGTCGCAGGAGTTCAACCCTTGGCAAAGTGCGGTGCTGCCTTCCGAAGAATTTTTGAGATTGAAAGAAGGTACACATGCCGGTTGGCCCTATTGTTTTTACGATCAAATAAAAGGAGAAAAGGTTTTGTCGCCCGAATACGGTGGCGATGGCAATAGCATTGGCGATTGTGATACCTACGAAAAACCACTGATTGGTTTTCCCGGCCATTGGGCTCCCAACGATTTGCATTTTTACACGGGCGATCAGTTTCCTAAACATTACAAAAACGGAGCCTTTATTGCCTTTCATGGCTCAACCAACCGTGCTCCGTATCCGCAGTCGGGATATTTTATAGGTTTTGTGCCTTTCAAAAACAACTCGCCGAATGGAGAATATGAAGTATTTGCCGACGGGTTTGCACAAGTAGATCCGATTGTCAACACAAACAATGCCACTTACCGACCAATGGGCATTGCAATGGGGCCCGATGGCTCTTTGTATTTGGCAGAAACCGAAAAGGGGAAAATCTGGAAAGTGACGTATACCGGAAAGGGTAAGAAGTTTTCAAAGAAAAATCTGGCCAAAATGGAAAAGCGAAAAGGCATGACGCACATTCGCACACCCGATATTATCAAAGACAATCTGGAAAAGAACAGTCCTGTTGCAGGCGGAAAAGTATACGGTACCTATTGTGCAGGCTGCCACCAAGGCAATGGGCTGGGCGATTCGCAGCGTTTTCCACCACTTGCGGCCTCTGAATGGGTGATTGGCGAAAAGGAAAAACTGATTACGGTGCTTCTTCAGGGGCTCGACGGTCCCATTGAAGTGAAGGGCCAATCGTATAATAATGTGATGCCGCAACACAGTTTCCTCAAAGACCAAGAAGTGGCGGAAGTGTTGACCTACATTCGGCAGAGTTTTGGCAATAAAGCTTCGGCCATTACTGCAGAAGAGGTGAAGGCTATTCGGGAAAAAACAGAAAATTAA
- a CDS encoding SusC/RagA family TonB-linked outer membrane protein, translating into MLKSEHFHYFLQKIMRIILYQVFLSLAFIVVVHAEDLHAQKVLDQKLSLNLSDTELDHALTRIESLAKVRFMYNPKIFPSNPKISYRFDEKPLSDVLVKILSPYNVYYEVVHNKIILKKKTTRNIEEISPLGSRLIPLDKSITGKVLDETGEGFPGVTVLLKGSQVGTSTDADGLFSIEIPDNALSSAVLIFSFVGYIPQEVLVGNQSDIVVNLKSDTKSLNEVVVTALGITREKKALSYAVSEVKGSEFTQARENNVANALTGKIAGVNATGMATGPGGSSRIVIRGNGSLNGNNQPLYVINGMPMDNTIPGGGTTSGGGGMNVDRGDGIGGINPDDIESISVLKGGPAAALYGARAANGVILITTKKGRGQKGIGVEINSNVSFENIAVIPKWQYEYGQGVDGQKPTSVTEAKSTGRLSYGAKMDGQPTIQVDGEMHPYSPQKNNLKNFYNTGTNYINSIGFTGGSDNINFRLGLNSTKSNSIVPNSTFSRKIANLNLNASLGKKLSIQTVVQYNLEEAKNRPKVGYADMNPHWATYLVANVVDIRSLAPGYDETTGKEMEWNPVPAAPNPYFVVNKFKNDDDKNRFIGQANIRYDILNNLFVKGSISQDFYSFKSEYVQPTNNAYQPLGTYETRKASSSETNAMLTLNYNGRFFEDLTFTTMLGGNAQRSIYDETQIAGSEFTVPYFYSYTNLATSTTTPTYNKSAINSLFGSMDFGYKGFAYLTLSGRQDWFSVLNPKNNSIFYPSVGGSLILSQAIELPEVISFAKLRGSWAQVGGATVLPYQIYQYYNMQQGGHNGRPVQTLASAQVPNSDLKPLTSTTYEAGIELGFINGRLGLDLTLYNRKTTNDIVTANIAATSGYTSALLNVGELSNKGVELLLTGTPVKKSDFTWDVSYNMAYNVSKIEKLAEGLDYVDVGSGVGGGLIRNALNRPYGTVWGYRKKTDENGNVIFNTASGYALRGDLEEIGNGTPPLTTGITNNFRYKNFSLNVLVDGKFGSIVYSNLYQYAYRFGLPQETLPGRETGITVEGVTPEGTPYTKTWTKEQVDTYYDNDKNYTAMFMFNNDFIKLRQVVLSYNIPLGKLKIQSASVSLVARNLAILYKDKKNQYFDPESGYTSTNAQGLEAFGVPRTRSMGVNVMVKF; encoded by the coding sequence ATGTTAAAATCAGAACATTTCCATTATTTCCTACAGAAAATCATGCGTATTATTCTGTATCAAGTATTTCTCTCTTTGGCCTTCATCGTTGTGGTGCATGCCGAAGATTTGCATGCACAGAAAGTGTTGGACCAAAAGCTCAGTTTGAACCTTTCGGATACCGAACTCGATCATGCCCTGACTAGAATAGAAAGCCTGGCGAAAGTAAGGTTTATGTACAATCCGAAGATATTTCCGAGCAATCCGAAAATATCGTACCGATTCGATGAAAAACCGCTTTCCGATGTGCTCGTGAAAATATTGAGCCCTTACAATGTGTATTATGAAGTGGTGCACAATAAAATAATTCTCAAGAAAAAGACCACCCGCAATATTGAAGAAATCTCACCGCTGGGCAGCCGCCTGATTCCCTTGGATAAGAGCATAACCGGAAAGGTGCTTGACGAAACGGGCGAGGGATTTCCCGGTGTTACCGTATTGCTTAAAGGCTCCCAAGTGGGTACATCAACAGATGCCGACGGGCTTTTCTCAATCGAAATCCCCGACAACGCCTTAAGTTCAGCAGTGTTGATTTTCAGCTTTGTGGGGTATATCCCACAAGAAGTTTTAGTGGGCAATCAGTCGGATATTGTGGTAAATCTTAAAAGTGACACCAAATCTCTAAACGAGGTGGTGGTTACCGCTTTGGGTATTACACGAGAGAAAAAGGCACTTTCCTATGCTGTAAGCGAAGTGAAAGGAAGCGAATTTACGCAAGCCCGGGAAAACAACGTGGCCAATGCCCTTACTGGAAAAATAGCGGGGGTGAATGCCACAGGCATGGCTACAGGTCCCGGCGGTTCGAGCCGTATAGTGATTCGTGGAAACGGTTCGCTGAACGGAAATAACCAACCATTATACGTAATTAATGGGATGCCAATGGACAACACCATTCCCGGTGGTGGAACCACTTCTGGCGGCGGCGGAATGAACGTAGACCGCGGAGATGGAATTGGAGGCATTAACCCCGATGACATCGAATCGATCAGTGTATTGAAAGGCGGACCTGCCGCGGCTTTGTACGGTGCCCGTGCAGCCAACGGTGTGATCTTGATTACAACCAAGAAGGGTCGTGGCCAAAAGGGAATCGGTGTTGAAATAAACAGCAATGTGTCTTTCGAAAACATTGCGGTGATTCCGAAATGGCAATACGAATACGGGCAAGGCGTGGATGGGCAAAAACCCACCAGCGTAACCGAAGCAAAAAGTACGGGTCGCCTTTCTTATGGAGCAAAAATGGATGGCCAGCCCACCATTCAGGTGGATGGTGAGATGCATCCCTATTCTCCGCAAAAAAACAACCTGAAAAACTTTTACAATACAGGAACCAATTACATCAATTCCATCGGTTTTACCGGCGGCAGCGACAACATCAATTTTCGTTTGGGCTTGAACAGCACGAAATCGAACAGTATTGTGCCCAATTCGACCTTTTCGAGAAAAATTGCCAACCTGAATCTGAATGCCTCTTTGGGTAAAAAATTGAGCATACAAACAGTTGTTCAGTACAACTTGGAAGAAGCCAAAAACCGTCCGAAAGTGGGTTATGCCGATATGAACCCGCACTGGGCCACTTATCTTGTGGCCAATGTGGTGGATATCCGCAGTTTGGCTCCGGGATACGACGAAACCACAGGCAAAGAGATGGAATGGAATCCTGTACCTGCGGCACCAAACCCGTATTTCGTGGTCAATAAATTCAAAAACGACGACGATAAAAACAGGTTTATTGGACAGGCCAATATCCGGTATGATATTTTGAACAACTTGTTTGTCAAAGGAAGCATCAGCCAAGATTTCTACAGTTTCAAATCGGAGTATGTGCAGCCGACAAACAATGCTTATCAACCATTGGGCACTTACGAAACACGAAAGGCGAGTTCTTCTGAAACCAACGCAATGTTGACTTTGAACTACAACGGCAGATTCTTTGAAGACCTTACTTTTACAACCATGTTGGGTGGCAATGCACAGCGAAGCATTTACGACGAAACGCAAATCGCGGGATCTGAATTCACCGTGCCGTATTTCTATAGCTATACCAATTTGGCCACTTCGACCACCACGCCTACGTACAACAAGAGTGCTATCAATTCATTGTTTGGTTCAATGGATTTTGGATACAAAGGTTTCGCTTATTTGACTCTTTCGGGACGTCAAGATTGGTTTTCTGTATTGAATCCCAAAAACAACAGCATCTTCTATCCGTCGGTAGGGGGTTCATTGATCTTGTCGCAAGCCATTGAGCTTCCAGAGGTGATCAGTTTTGCCAAATTGCGTGGTTCTTGGGCACAAGTGGGTGGAGCAACCGTATTGCCTTACCAGATTTACCAATACTACAATATGCAGCAAGGTGGCCACAATGGCCGTCCGGTTCAAACTTTGGCTTCGGCACAAGTGCCCAATTCCGACCTGAAACCACTGACATCTACCACATATGAAGCCGGTATCGAGTTGGGATTCATCAACGGAAGGTTGGGTTTGGATTTGACTTTGTACAATAGAAAAACGACCAACGATATCGTGACCGCCAACATTGCGGCTACTTCGGGTTATACTTCGGCTTTGCTAAACGTGGGTGAATTGAGCAACAAAGGCGTGGAATTGCTTTTAACCGGAACGCCCGTGAAGAAGTCGGACTTCACTTGGGATGTGAGCTACAACATGGCTTACAATGTCAGTAAAATCGAAAAATTGGCCGAAGGCCTCGATTACGTGGACGTGGGCAGCGGCGTAGGCGGTGGCCTGATTCGCAATGCCTTGAACAGACCTTACGGGACAGTTTGGGGATACCGCAAAAAAACGGATGAAAATGGCAATGTGATTTTCAATACGGCCAGTGGCTATGCTTTGCGTGGCGATTTGGAAGAAATTGGAAACGGTACCCCTCCATTGACAACAGGGATTACCAACAATTTCCGCTACAAAAATTTCTCTTTGAATGTATTGGTCGACGGTAAATTTGGAAGCATTGTCTATTCCAACCTTTACCAATATGCCTACCGCTTTGGTTTGCCACAGGAAACCTTGCCCGGTCGGGAAACCGGCATAACTGTAGAGGGCGTAACGCCAGAAGGTACGCCGTATACAAAAACCTGGACCAAAGAGCAGGTGGACACCTATTACGACAACGACAAGAACTATACGGCCATGTTCATGTTCAACAACGATTTCATCAAGTTGAGACAAGTGGTTTTGAGCTACAATATTCCTTTGGGCAAGCTCAAAATCCAATCGGCTTCGGTATCGTTGGTGGCACGAAATCTGGCTATTTTATACAAGGATAAAAAGAATCAATATTTCGATCCGGAATCGGGTTACACCAGCACAAATGCTCAAGGTCTTGAGGCCTTTGGTGTACCCAGAACACGGAGTATGGGTGTGAATGTCATGGTGAAATTTTAA